CGCCCGACGTCTGGACGAAGTTCAACGACGCCAGCCTCCTTTCGTCGAGGAGCAGGGCCGAAGTCCTGGCCGAGCTGGAGATCTACCGCCGCTCCGGCCTGGCGGAGCTGGAACGTGGCGACGCCACGGACCCGTTCAGCCACCAGCATCGCGTGGCTTCGGCCCGGTATGCCGCGATGCGCTCCTCGCCGGAGTTCGCGTCGCTCGTGCAAACCATCGCGCAGCGCCGCGGCGAAACGGCCGATGTCGCCACGCTCGCCACGACTCGTTGATCGTCTCCGCACCCATCCATTCACGAAAGGAACCATCATGTCCAACAAGCTCGACCAGGTGCTCTACACGGCGCACACCCACACCACCGGCGGCCGCGAAGGCGCTGGCCGCTCCAGCGACGGCGCGATCGACGTCAAGCTCAGCACGCCGGGCACCAACCGACCCGGCACGAACCCCGAGCAGCTGTTCGGCATCGGCTACTCGGCCTGCTTCATCGGCGCGATCGAGATCGCCGGCAAGCAACTGGGCATCAAGCTGCCGAGTGACACCGCCATCGGCGCCGAGGTGTCGCTGGGCAAGACCGGCGGCGGAGCCCATTACGGCCTCGGCGTGAAGCTGAAGGTCAGCTTGCCGGGCCTGGATGCGGCCGTGAAAAAGCAGCTCGTGGAAACCGCCCACCAGACCTGCCCGTACTCGCGTTCCATCCGTGGCAACGTCGACGTCCAGTTCGAGATCGCCTGAGGGACTCTCATGACCGACGTGGCCCGCTACAACCCGATCAGCTGCGACTTCCACGATGTCCTCGAAGCCGCCGCAACGACGCGCAAGGTGGTCCGCGTGCGGTTCGTCGACGACGCAGGCACGCTGCAGCACCGCAGCGCGACCATCGTCGACGTCTTCAGCCGCCATGGCGCGGAGTACCTCTGGATCAGCACCGGCGAGACCTTGCGTCTCGACCGGCTGATCGCCGTGGACGACACCAAGTTTGTCACTCGCTGGCAGTGAGCGTGCTGGCATCGCCGTTGCTTGCCACTGCGGGTTTGTCTCTGGAGCCCCATGAGGATCGCTACGCTCTTCGCGAACACCAGCGCGCACGCACGCATCACGCGCGCATTGACCGACCAGGGCATCGAGGTGGTTTCGTTTGCGACCTTCGACCTGCTCGTCGCGGCGCAAGCGGTGCAGGCGTTCGCCGCGATCATGGTGGATGACACTGCGCCGCGCCTCGATGAACGGCTTGCGCGCCTGCAGCCGAAGTTCGCGGCGCAGACCGCGCTCATTGTGGTCGGCGAGGGCGGTGCCGCCAGCATCTCGCGCGCGTTGCTGCTTGGCGCCGACGACTATGCGATCACTTGCGAGCGGGCAACCGAGCACTTGGTGCAGCGCGCGATCGCACGCGTGAGCGTCAAGTTGCGAGGGTCACAGAAGCGCATGCTGTCGGTCGGCTCGTACAGGCTGCTTCTCGCGGAAGGCGTGTTGTACTCGACAGGAGGTCAGGTGCGGCTTACGCCGCGCGAGCTCACGCTGGCGCGCCTGCTCTTCGAGCGCTGCAACCAGGTGGTGACCAGCGAGACGCTTTGCGACGCGATCTGCGGCCGCGTCGACGCGAGCGCCGAGCGCGCGGTGCAACAGCACGCGTATGAGCTGCGCCGCAAGCTGCAGCAAGTCGTGCCGCGGGATGGGCAAGCGCTGCGTATCGTGGCGATGTATGGCGCGGGCTACCGCCTCGCCTGGTGATCGAGCGCAAGGCACGAGGCGTGCGCCATTCGCGCGAAGTGACGCTGGCTGTACGCTGCGCCGCACGTGCATCGGGCAGCTGTTCTGATTCGCGGCACAACTTCAGGAAAAGTTCAGCCGCCTGCGAGTCACATGCCCTGGTTCTTCCACACTGAGATCGCCGTCGCAAGCAAGAGCAGCGCTGCTGCGCCTGCCGTGAAGAGCGACGTGACCTCCATGTCCTGCATCTCCATCACCAGCTTGCTGTGCAAGCCGGCGTAGACGCGATCGAGCTCTGTGCCGCTGTCCGCATGGAAGTATTCGCCGCGGGTCAGCTCGGCGACCTGCTTCAACGCATCCTCGTCGAGACGCACGACGATGTTGACCCCGTCGCCCATGACGACGCCTTCCTTGGTGCCGAACCCGACCGTGTACACCTTCACCCCGTGCTTCGCGGCGAGCTGCGCGGCCTCGACCGGCTCGGGGCCTGCGGTGTTCTGTCCATCGGTCAGCAGCACGATGGCCGCCGCGGAGTACGAACCCGGCGGCACCGCAGCCAAGCCCTCGGGCGCCGTCCTCCGACCCTCGCCGCCGAGGCTGCGCGCCGGCTTGCGTGTGCGCGCAAGCGCGTCCTGTGCATCGAGATTCTCTCCGGGGAAGACCGCCGCCAGCGCGACCAGGATGCCGCGGCCGATGGCAGTGCCCTGCTGCGGTTGCAATCGGTCGATGGCGGCCATCACGTCGTTGCGCCGCGCGGTCGGCGGCTGCACGAGCTGAGCGTCGTCCGCGTAGGCGACCACGCCGACGCGGACATGGCGCGGCAGCCGCGCGGCGAAGGCCTTGGCCGCCTGCTGCGCGGCGGCGATACGACTGGGCGCCACGTCCGGCGCCTCCATGCTCCCCGAGATGTCCATCGCCAGGATGAGGGTCTGCTGGCGCGTCGGCAATGTCAGCATCGCCGACGGCCGGGCGGCCGCGACGATCAGCAGCGCGAGCACGCCGAACAGCAGTGCCGGCGCGACGAAGCGGTGCCATGGCGGCGTCCGGGTGGATGCGTTGCGCGCGAGGAATTGGAGTGCCCGGCCACCAGCGCGCACGGCGCGCTTGCGCAGCAGGGCCCAGCACCCGAGGGCGAGCACGGGCAGCATGGTCTCGAGCCAGAGGATTTCAGACCACTGCAGGTGCATCGTCTTGCTCCGGAGTCTTTCGGCCGTTGCGCTTGCGCTGGGGCTTCGGCTCGTCGGGCAACCTGAACGGCGCCGGCTGCCAGGCGTACAGCGGAACGAGCTTGCTCGTTCCGTTCGGACCGGTGTGCCTCCATCCGGCGACGTGAACCACGCCCTTTTCGCGCATCACGTCGAGCAGCGTGACGAGGTTGTTGCCGCTGTACGCGATGCCCAGACGTCCCGCGAGCTCGCGGCAGCTTCGCGGGCCCTGCATCAGGTAGGCCGCGACCCCTGCGAAGCGCTCCATGACGGCGTGGGGCTTGCTGCGCCAGTTCTTGCGGTTGGAGGGCTGCTTGACGACTTCGGACGGGCTCGCGTTCATGGCCCAGTGTTCGCTGCCCGATCCGTTGCATCAACGCTCACTCGGAGGAGAGCACGCACCGCCTTTGGACAGATGCAGATCCTGTGCGGCCACCTTACGGTTACGGGGTTGCAGAAGAGGCCCCAGCATGCACGTCGGCACGACATCGTTTCCACGGTACGCGTTTCTCGGCGACGACGAGGCGCGGTTCGTGAACAGCGCCTTCTCGCGCCTGCTGCCCGAGCACGACGACGACAGCTGGCGTTCCTCGGCTGGGGCGGAGTACGTCGACGAGCGTCTGCGGACCGGAGACGATTGCGTGCTGCAGCTTTCCATCGACCTCGGTGCCGAAGAGCTGCGGCTCACTGCGGCGCAAGTCGCGAGCACCTACCGCCGCGGCATCGCCGCCGTACAGCGCCACTGCATGGCTCGCTGCGGCGATGCCTTCCAGGACCTGCCGGTACGGCAGCAACATCTGGTGCTCCGGCTGCTGGAGCGCGGCGCGCCTTCCGCCGGCCTGCGCGGCCATGACCCCCTGTTCTGGCTGCTCGTGCAGCATGCCGCGGAAGCGTACTTCCTTGCCACGCACATCGCGCTGGTGCGCAGCGATCGAGGCGTTGCGCGCCCTTCGCCGCTCCAGCAGGACCGTCTCCTCGCGTAAACGCAAGTCGGGAGCCTTGCATGCCTGTCATCGAAGTCGACTTCCGGCGCCAACGCGCGGGTGAGGGTCCGGACGATGACGATTGGCCGACGACGCAGCGATTCAGCCGGCGGTCCGGCGAGAAGATGCGCGGCGCGGACTATGCCGCGGCGATCGAACGGCCTCGGCACTCCGCGCTCCCGGCCTGGCCCGTCGCCATCGGCGTCGTCGTGGCGATCCTCGGTGCGGTTGCGAGCGTGCTCTGGCACGCGGAATGACGGAGATAATGCCCGTGGCCGCACGATGAGGGCGGCGAAGGTTCCGGACAGCGAGGTCCGCAATGAACCGACCATACTGGCGCGACGCTGGCGGTGAAGATGGCCGTTCCCATGTGTTGTGGGAGGACGGCGAGCGCCGGTTTTGGCGAATGAAGGGCGAGCGGCGCGATTGCATCACCGTGCTGCCCGCCGCCGAGCACCCCGCGCCTGCCAGCGTCAGCCGTCTTTCGCACGAATACGCACTGAAGGACCATCTCGACGGCGCCTGGGCGTTGCGTCCGCTGGAGCTGGTGCGCGAGCGCGGGCAGACCGCCCTGGTGCTCGAATACCACGGCGGTGAGCCCCTGGATCGCCTGCTCGGGCTGCCCATGGACACCGCGCGATTCCTGCGGCTCGCCATTGCCCTGGCGGCGGCCGTGAGCCGGCTGCACGAACGCGGCCTCGTCCACAAGGACATCAAGCCGGCCAACATCGTCGTCGATGCTGCGGGCCAGCAGGTGTGGCTCACAGGCTTCGGCGTCGCGTCGCGTCTTCCGCGCGAGCGCCGGTCGCCGGAGCCGCCCGAGCTGATCGCGGGAACCCTCTCGCACATGGCGCCGGAACAGACCGGGAGGATGAATCGTTCGATCGACTCGCGCAGCGACCTCTACGCACTGGGCGTCACGCTCTATCAAGCGCTCACCGGAAGCCTTCCGTTCACGGCTTCCGATCCGATGGAGTGGGTGCACTGCCATGTCGCGAGAAAGCCGGTGCCGCCCACGGTACGCCTCGGCGATGTTCCTCCGCAGGTCTCCGCGATCGTCATGAAGCTGCTCGCCAAGACGCCGGAGGAGCGCTATCAGACCGCCACGGGAGTGGAGCGGGACCTGCGACGCTGCCTCGATGAGTGGGACACTCGACACTCGATCGGCGAGTTCACGCTCGGGGAGCACGACACCCCTGACAGGCTGCTGATCCCGGAGAAGCTGTACGGGCGGTCGCGTGAGATCGGCGCCTTGCTCGCCGCCTTCGACGATGTCGTCGCGAGCGGCGCGCCGCGGCTGGTGCTTGTCAGCGGGCACCCGGGGATCGGCAAGTCCTCTGTCGTCAACGAACTGCACAAGGCGCTGGTTCCTTCGCGCGGGCTGTTCGCATCGGGCAAGTTCGACCAGCTCAAGCGCGACACCCCCTACGCCACCTTGGCACAGGCGTTCCAGAGCCTGGTCCGGCATCTCCTCGGCATGCCCGAGGCGCAGCTGAGCCGGTGGCGAGACGAGCTTCGCCAAGCCCTCGATCCGAACGGGGCGCTTGTCGTCGAGCTCGTTCCCGAGCTCGAATTCGTCATCGGAGAACCGCCGCCGCTTGTCGACCTTCCGCCTGCGAATGCGAAGCGCCTCCAGCTGGCGCTGAGGCGGTTGATCGGCGTCTTCGCACGTGCAGACCATCCGCTGGCATTGTTCCTCGACGATCTGCAGTGGCTCGATGGCGCGACGCTCGACCTGCTGGAGGATCTGCTGGTCCAGCCCGACAAGCAGCACCTGCTGCTGGTGGGTGCCTACCGGGACAACGAAGTCGATGCGGTGCACCCGTTGACGCGCAGCCTCGAAGCCATCCGGGAGTCCGGGGCCGAGGTGCAGCAGATCGCCCTGGCGCCCCTGAGCCATGACGACCTGGGACAGCTCGTCGCGGATGCCCTTCTGTGCGAGAGGCAGCACGGGATGTCGCTCGCGAAACTGGTTCACCAGAAGACGGCCGGCAACCCGTTCTTCGCAAGCCAGTTCATGCATGCGTTGGCCGAGGAGGGGGCCATCGCCTTCGACTTCGGCGCGTCCCGATGGTCCTGGGACATGAGGCAGCTGCAGGGGATGGCCTATGCGCGCAACGTCGCGGACCTCATGGTCGGCAAGCTGAGCCGGCTGCCTCAGGCCACGCGGACGGCACTGGAGGAGCTCGCCTGCCTCGGCAACGTCGCCGGGACCTCCATCCTTGCCCTCGTCCACGGGTCGTCCAAGGAAGAGCTCCATGCCGACCTGTGGGAAGCACTCCGCCTGGAGCTGGTCGTCCAGTCGGAGGACTCGTATCGCTTCGTGCACGACCGTGTCCAGGAGGCGGCGTATTCCCTCATCCCGATGGAACGGCGCGCGCAGGCGCATCTGCGGATCGGGAGGTTGCTGAGGGATGCACGCGGACAAGCGACCTTCGACATCGTCGGGCAGCTCAACCGCGGCTCCAGCCTCCTCACTTCGCAGGACGAGCGGGACGAGCTGGCCGAGCTCAACCTGGACGCCGGCAAGCGCGCCCACGCGGCGGGTGCGCTGGCCTCGGCGCTCACCTATCTGACCGCGGGCGCCGCGCTGCTGGGCGACGACGGCTGGCTGCGCCGGCACGACCTGAGGTTCGAGCTGGAGCTTTCTCGAGCCGAATGCGAGTACCAGACGGGTGACGGCACCGCTGCCGAAGAACGCTTCGTCGCGCTGTCATTGCGCGCCGCCAATCTCGTCGAGCGGGCAAAGGCGGTCTTCTCGCTGGCGGCTGTCCACTTCGGCCTCGGGCAGACCGACCGCAGCATCACCGAGTGTCTCTCGTGCCTGCGCGACGCCGGGCTGGACATTCCCCTGCATCCGACGAACGAACAGGCCCAGGCTGCCCTGGACCGCATCCGCGCGAAGCTCGTCGGCCGCTCGATCGAGGAACTTGCGCAGCTGCCGCCGATGACCGATCCCGCGGCGCGAGCAGCCATGGATCTGCTGGCCGGCATGCTCCCCAGTGCGATGCACACTGACAAGAACCTGATGGGGGTGGTCGTCTGCGCGGCCATCGAACTCAGTCTGGAGCAAGGACACTGCGATGTTTCGTCGTATGTCTACGTCTATGTCGCGGCCTTGCCCGGTTGGCCCTCCAGCCACTTCGAAACCGGTCTTGCGTTCGGTCGACTGGGTCAGGCGCTGGCCGAACGCAAGGGGTACGAGCGAATCCGGGTCAATGTCTGCTTTGCCTTTGCCATGCGCATCCTGCCTTGGGCGCAGCACGTCGCAGATTGCCGCGATCTGATCCGCCGCGCCTTCGACCTTGCGGACCAGTCCGGCGATCGCAACATGGCTGCGTCATGCAGTTGCGCGCTCGTCTCGAACCTGCTCGTGGCGGGCGAGCCGTTGGCCGAGGTGGAGAAGGAGGCGGAATTTGCCCTGGAGATCTGCCGAAGGTCGACATGGACCCAGGCGATCGAACTCGCCAGCATGCACGCAGCGTTCATTCGGAACCTGCGTGGCGTGACGCCGCGGTTCGGCGCGTTCGCCGACGAACGCTACGACGAGCAGTCGATGCAGCAAGGTCTCGCGAACCACAAGGTCATGCCGTTCTCGGCATTCGCCTATTGGGTACGGACGCTGCAGGCGCGCCTTCTTGCCGGGGACTGGGCGGGGGCCCTGGAGGCGTCGAGCCAGGCCCAACCCCTGATGTCGGTGTTGCCCGCCGTCATCGAGATGGCCGAGCACGCGTTCTACAGCGCGCTCGCGCATGCCGCGGCGTGCGACTCCGTTTCCGCCGACGAACGCCCGCAGCACGTGCAGGCACTGAGCGAGCATCACCGGCAGATCGAAGAGTGGTCGGGGCATTGCCCCGAGAACTTCAAGAATCGCGCCGCATTGCTCGCCGCGGAGATCGCCCGCATCGAAGGGCGTGACCCGGACGCCATGCGGCTCTACGACCGAGCCATCGGGTCGGCGCGCGAGAACGGCTTCGTTCACAACGAGGCACTGGCCACAGAGCTCGCCGCGCGCTTCTACGCGGCCCGCGGATTCGACCGGATCGCGAAGGCGTACATGAGGGATGCCCGGCACGGCTATCGTCAATGGGGAGCCGACGGCAAGGTGCGGCAACTCGACGATCGGTATCCGTACCTGCGGGATGACGACGCGCGCCCGGATCCGACACGCACGGTGCAGACGCCCGTCGAGCACCTCGACCTGTCCACTGTGCTCAAGGTCTCGCAGGCGGTGACCGCCGAGACCGACCTGGACAAGCTGATCGCCATGATCATGCGCCTGGCGCTGGAGCATGCGGGCGCGGAGCGAGGCCTGTTGATCCTTCCCCAAGGCGATGCGTACAGGATCGAGGCCGAAGCCCGCATCGGCAGCGATGCGGTGACAGTGGCGCTGCGCGAATCGGACATCACCCCCGCCGACCTGCCGCAGTCGGTGTTCCACTATGTCGTGCGCACCCGAGAGAGCGTGCTGCTGAACGACGCCTCGGCTGACAAACCGTTCTCGGACGACGAGTACCTGCGCCGTCACCGGGCCCATTCGGTGGTGTGTCTGCCGTTGCTCAAGCAGACCCGGCTGGTCGGGGTGATCTATCTGGAGAACAACCTGACGCCGGGCGCTTTCACGCCCGCCCGGATGGCGCTGCTGAAGCTGCTCGCCTCCGACGCGGCCATCTCGCTGGAGAACGCCCGCTTGTATCGCGATCTTCAGGAGCGCGAAGCGAG
The Piscinibacter sp. XHJ-5 DNA segment above includes these coding regions:
- a CDS encoding gluconate 2-dehydrogenase subunit 3 family protein, with the translated sequence MHVGTTSFPRYAFLGDDEARFVNSAFSRLLPEHDDDSWRSSAGAEYVDERLRTGDDCVLQLSIDLGAEELRLTAAQVASTYRRGIAAVQRHCMARCGDAFQDLPVRQQHLVLRLLERGAPSAGLRGHDPLFWLLVQHAAEAYFLATHIALVRSDRGVARPSPLQQDRLLA
- a CDS encoding DUF4148 domain-containing protein, with translation MSTKHLFAALVAAVGVSTTMAQEATPDVWTKFNDASLLSSRSRAEVLAELEIYRRSGLAELERGDATDPFSHQHRVASARYAAMRSSPEFASLVQTIAQRRGETADVATLATTR
- a CDS encoding ATP-binding sensor histidine kinase, with protein sequence MKGERRDCITVLPAAEHPAPASVSRLSHEYALKDHLDGAWALRPLELVRERGQTALVLEYHGGEPLDRLLGLPMDTARFLRLAIALAAAVSRLHERGLVHKDIKPANIVVDAAGQQVWLTGFGVASRLPRERRSPEPPELIAGTLSHMAPEQTGRMNRSIDSRSDLYALGVTLYQALTGSLPFTASDPMEWVHCHVARKPVPPTVRLGDVPPQVSAIVMKLLAKTPEERYQTATGVERDLRRCLDEWDTRHSIGEFTLGEHDTPDRLLIPEKLYGRSREIGALLAAFDDVVASGAPRLVLVSGHPGIGKSSVVNELHKALVPSRGLFASGKFDQLKRDTPYATLAQAFQSLVRHLLGMPEAQLSRWRDELRQALDPNGALVVELVPELEFVIGEPPPLVDLPPANAKRLQLALRRLIGVFARADHPLALFLDDLQWLDGATLDLLEDLLVQPDKQHLLLVGAYRDNEVDAVHPLTRSLEAIRESGAEVQQIALAPLSHDDLGQLVADALLCERQHGMSLAKLVHQKTAGNPFFASQFMHALAEEGAIAFDFGASRWSWDMRQLQGMAYARNVADLMVGKLSRLPQATRTALEELACLGNVAGTSILALVHGSSKEELHADLWEALRLELVVQSEDSYRFVHDRVQEAAYSLIPMERRAQAHLRIGRLLRDARGQATFDIVGQLNRGSSLLTSQDERDELAELNLDAGKRAHAAGALASALTYLTAGAALLGDDGWLRRHDLRFELELSRAECEYQTGDGTAAEERFVALSLRAANLVERAKAVFSLAAVHFGLGQTDRSITECLSCLRDAGLDIPLHPTNEQAQAALDRIRAKLVGRSIEELAQLPPMTDPAARAAMDLLAGMLPSAMHTDKNLMGVVVCAAIELSLEQGHCDVSSYVYVYVAALPGWPSSHFETGLAFGRLGQALAERKGYERIRVNVCFAFAMRILPWAQHVADCRDLIRRAFDLADQSGDRNMAASCSCALVSNLLVAGEPLAEVEKEAEFALEICRRSTWTQAIELASMHAAFIRNLRGVTPRFGAFADERYDEQSMQQGLANHKVMPFSAFAYWVRTLQARLLAGDWAGALEASSQAQPLMSVLPAVIEMAEHAFYSALAHAAACDSVSADERPQHVQALSEHHRQIEEWSGHCPENFKNRAALLAAEIARIEGRDPDAMRLYDRAIGSARENGFVHNEALATELAARFYAARGFDRIAKAYMRDARHGYRQWGADGKVRQLDDRYPYLRDDDARPDPTRTVQTPVEHLDLSTVLKVSQAVTAETDLDKLIAMIMRLALEHAGAERGLLILPQGDAYRIEAEARIGSDAVTVALRESDITPADLPQSVFHYVVRTRESVLLNDASADKPFSDDEYLRRHRAHSVVCLPLLKQTRLVGVIYLENNLTPGAFTPARMALLKLLASDAAISLENARLYRDLQEREARVRRLVDSNIIGIVIWHADGRVVDTNEAFLRITGHDREELLSGRVRWTDLTPPDARLVDQVRDAGAVQPHERELFRKGGSRVSVLVGGALFDGVRDEGVAFVLDLTELKRAEQAARDSERRYHEVQIRLSDANRVASIGQLSASIAHEINQPLSGIVTNAGTCLRMLDADPPNVEGARETARRTLRDGSRASDVIARLRALFGKREFALESMDLNEVMREVLALSSGELQRNRVIVQPELAGNLPSVSGDRIQLQQVIVNLLRNASEAMASVDDRPRRLVITTEREADDRVRVAVRDVGVGLDRQHLDNLFDAFYTTKSGGMGIGLSVSRSIIERHHGRLWAEPNEDAGATFWFSIPCEPEQAV
- a CDS encoding winged helix-turn-helix domain-containing protein, producing the protein MTDQGIEVVSFATFDLLVAAQAVQAFAAIMVDDTAPRLDERLARLQPKFAAQTALIVVGEGGAASISRALLLGADDYAITCERATEHLVQRAIARVSVKLRGSQKRMLSVGSYRLLLAEGVLYSTGGQVRLTPRELTLARLLFERCNQVVTSETLCDAICGRVDASAERAVQQHAYELRRKLQQVVPRDGQALRIVAMYGAGYRLAW
- a CDS encoding VWA domain-containing protein — its product is MHLQWSEILWLETMLPVLALGCWALLRKRAVRAGGRALQFLARNASTRTPPWHRFVAPALLFGVLALLIVAAARPSAMLTLPTRQQTLILAMDISGSMEAPDVAPSRIAAAQQAAKAFAARLPRHVRVGVVAYADDAQLVQPPTARRNDVMAAIDRLQPQQGTAIGRGILVALAAVFPGENLDAQDALARTRKPARSLGGEGRRTAPEGLAAVPPGSYSAAAIVLLTDGQNTAGPEPVEAAQLAAKHGVKVYTVGFGTKEGVVMGDGVNIVVRLDEDALKQVAELTRGEYFHADSGTELDRVYAGLHSKLVMEMQDMEVTSLFTAGAAALLLLATAISVWKNQGM
- a CDS encoding organic hydroperoxide resistance protein; protein product: MSNKLDQVLYTAHTHTTGGREGAGRSSDGAIDVKLSTPGTNRPGTNPEQLFGIGYSACFIGAIEIAGKQLGIKLPSDTAIGAEVSLGKTGGGAHYGLGVKLKVSLPGLDAAVKKQLVETAHQTCPYSRSIRGNVDVQFEIA